In Phragmitibacter flavus, the following are encoded in one genomic region:
- a CDS encoding AAA family ATPase yields the protein MEKMDATPMNQSFQCGLVVGKFSPLHLGHESLIKRALDSCQQVVVISYSKPEFAGCESHRRDQWFAARYPTVKHLAVTDERLQSWTNVPLAKIPDNDAAEIVHRRFCGFLCLEVLQVQVDAVFTSETYGEGFAHELTTYFRERGISSLNVKHIMVDLERATWPISGTRVRQSIHDMRDWLSPEIYATFVKKVCFLGGESTGKSTLAAQLAKVYNTLHVAEYGRELWEQQSGTLHYDDLLKIARTQTAREDLATRKASEFLFCDTSPLTTLFYSRSLFGRADPLIESFAQRPYDHTFLCAPDFQFDQDGTRRDAEFRVHQHAWYLDQLNARGIEHTLLTGTLESRINQVKTILTHHTNPTPIRNTSPT from the coding sequence ATGGAAAAAATGGATGCAACCCCCATGAACCAAAGCTTTCAATGCGGCTTGGTCGTGGGCAAATTTTCACCCCTCCATCTCGGCCATGAATCGCTCATCAAACGAGCGCTCGACTCGTGCCAGCAGGTCGTGGTGATCAGCTATTCCAAACCGGAGTTTGCCGGCTGCGAATCCCATCGCCGCGACCAATGGTTCGCCGCCCGATACCCAACCGTAAAACACCTTGCAGTCACCGACGAACGCCTTCAATCATGGACCAACGTTCCTCTCGCCAAGATTCCCGACAACGATGCAGCGGAAATCGTTCATCGCCGATTCTGTGGATTTCTTTGCCTCGAAGTTCTCCAGGTTCAAGTCGACGCAGTGTTTACCAGCGAAACTTACGGCGAAGGATTCGCGCATGAGTTAACCACCTACTTTCGCGAGCGCGGAATCTCCTCGTTAAACGTGAAACACATCATGGTGGATCTCGAACGCGCGACGTGGCCCATATCAGGGACCCGGGTGCGCCAGAGCATTCACGACATGCGTGACTGGTTGTCTCCCGAGATATACGCCACTTTCGTGAAAAAAGTCTGTTTCCTGGGTGGTGAATCCACTGGCAAGAGCACCCTGGCCGCGCAGCTTGCCAAAGTCTACAACACCCTTCACGTCGCCGAATACGGCCGCGAATTATGGGAGCAACAATCAGGAACGCTTCACTACGATGACCTGCTAAAAATTGCCCGCACACAAACAGCACGTGAAGACCTTGCCACGAGAAAAGCCAGCGAATTTCTGTTTTGCGACACCTCTCCTCTCACCACCCTGTTCTACAGCCGATCACTCTTTGGCCGAGCGGATCCCTTAATCGAATCCTTTGCACAAAGACCCTATGACCATACCTTTCTTTGCGCACCCGACTTCCAATTTGATCAGGACGGCACCCGTCGCGATGCCGAGTTCCGAGTTCACCAACATGCCTGGTATCTGGATCAGCTAAACGCTCGAGGCATTGAACACACCCTCCTAACTGGCACCCTGGAAAGCCGAATTAACCAAGTCAAAACCATCCTGACCCATCACACCAATCCGACTCCGATCCGCAATACCAGTCCAACTTGA
- the vccB gene encoding Verru_Chthon cassette protein B: MKSFSKNTPKYSIAARLRQAGFSLVEVTVATGIAAFGIITLLGLLPSGMNMFRDAMNVTVSSQIAQRLIKEAVQTDYDLLVGVAPGGTPVAGVPVVKEIRYFTDEGVELPAADAAEAIFHAHMRVMPGTDLPTLSGVLENSSLATVTVQVALNPQNQDLPIIGGSTDPLAGTIDPATRIPFTTFTSHIAKIK, translated from the coding sequence ATGAAATCTTTTTCGAAAAACACACCAAAATACTCGATTGCTGCACGACTCCGCCAAGCCGGCTTTTCCTTGGTTGAGGTGACCGTGGCGACGGGAATTGCCGCATTCGGCATCATCACGCTTCTTGGATTGTTGCCATCCGGCATGAACATGTTTCGTGATGCGATGAATGTCACTGTCTCGTCCCAGATCGCCCAACGCCTCATCAAGGAGGCCGTGCAAACCGACTACGATTTGTTGGTGGGCGTTGCGCCAGGCGGCACGCCAGTAGCCGGAGTGCCTGTGGTCAAAGAAATTCGCTATTTTACCGATGAAGGAGTGGAGTTGCCTGCTGCGGATGCAGCGGAGGCCATTTTCCATGCGCACATGCGCGTGATGCCAGGAACTGATTTGCCCACGCTGTCGGGAGTTTTGGAAAACAGCTCGCTCGCAACCGTGACGGTTCAGGTGGCCCTCAATCCGCAGAACCAGGATCTCCCGATCATCGGCGGGTCGACCGATCCATTGGCGGGGACCATTGATCCTGCCACTCGCATTCCCTTCACCACTTTTACCAGTCACATCGCAAAAATTAAATGA
- the gnd gene encoding decarboxylating NADP(+)-dependent phosphogluconate dehydrogenase yields MSKSDFGLIGLAVMGQNLVLNVESRGFQVSVFNRTTATTDEFVAKHPGKKLVGAKTLEEFVQSLATPRKIQIMVKSTAVKDTDRDAVDAVIEQLIPLLEKDDIVIDGGNSYYQTTERRDAYLAEKGLRFIGAGVSGGEEGARKGPSIMPGGPPSTWEVMKPIFESISAKVDGEPCVIHIGPGGAGHYVKMIHNGIEYGDMQLICEAYNIFKHAGFTTDEMAAIFNEWNEGDLQSYLIQISGKALEQKDPETGTPIVELIVDKAGQKGTGQWTLLNAAENAVVISTINAAVEARILSSQKKQRVAASSQLTGPETNITLDKAELVKKVQDALYASKIISYAQGLDLIKTMGEKKNWGLDLGRIASIWRGGCIIRARFLNRITDAYRTNASLANLMLDPFFKDVLSETQQNWREVVSLATLNGIPVPAFSASLGYYDSYRAARLPANLLQAQRDFFGAHTYERTDKPEGEFFHTDWPEVIG; encoded by the coding sequence ATGTCTAAAAGTGACTTCGGCTTGATCGGCCTCGCCGTCATGGGCCAAAACCTTGTTCTCAACGTCGAAAGCCGCGGCTTTCAAGTTTCCGTCTTCAACCGCACCACCGCCACCACGGATGAGTTCGTTGCCAAACATCCTGGTAAAAAACTTGTCGGAGCGAAGACTCTTGAAGAATTTGTTCAATCGCTCGCCACGCCACGCAAGATCCAAATCATGGTGAAATCCACCGCTGTGAAAGACACCGATCGCGACGCCGTGGACGCCGTCATCGAGCAATTGATCCCTCTTCTCGAAAAAGACGACATCGTCATTGACGGTGGCAACAGCTACTACCAGACCACCGAGCGTCGCGACGCTTACCTTGCCGAAAAAGGACTCCGCTTCATCGGTGCAGGCGTGTCCGGCGGTGAAGAAGGTGCCCGCAAAGGCCCCTCCATCATGCCCGGCGGCCCTCCTTCCACCTGGGAAGTGATGAAACCCATTTTTGAAAGCATCTCCGCCAAAGTCGACGGCGAACCTTGCGTCATTCACATCGGCCCCGGCGGTGCCGGTCACTACGTAAAGATGATCCACAACGGCATCGAATACGGCGACATGCAGCTCATCTGCGAGGCCTACAACATCTTCAAACACGCCGGCTTCACCACAGACGAAATGGCCGCCATCTTCAACGAATGGAACGAAGGCGACCTTCAAAGCTACCTCATCCAGATCTCCGGCAAAGCCCTTGAACAGAAAGATCCTGAAACCGGCACCCCGATCGTCGAACTCATCGTCGACAAGGCCGGCCAAAAAGGCACCGGTCAATGGACGCTCCTCAACGCCGCCGAAAACGCCGTCGTGATCAGCACCATCAACGCTGCCGTCGAAGCCCGCATCCTTTCTTCCCAGAAGAAACAACGCGTCGCCGCCAGCAGCCAGCTCACCGGACCCGAGACCAACATCACCCTCGACAAAGCCGAACTCGTCAAGAAAGTTCAGGACGCTCTCTACGCTTCGAAAATCATCTCCTATGCCCAGGGCCTCGACCTCATCAAAACCATGGGCGAGAAAAAGAACTGGGGACTCGACCTCGGGCGCATCGCCAGCATCTGGCGCGGCGGTTGCATCATCCGCGCCCGCTTCTTAAACCGCATCACCGATGCCTACCGCACCAACGCCAGCCTGGCCAACCTCATGCTCGACCCGTTCTTCAAGGACGTGCTTAGCGAGACCCAGCAAAACTGGCGCGAAGTGGTCAGCCTCGCCACCCTGAACGGCATCCCCGTTCCCGCGTTCAGCGCCAGCCTCGGTTATTACGACAGCTACCGCGCCGCCCGCCTCCCCGCCAACCTCCTTCAAGCCCAGCGCGACTTCTTCGGTGCCCACACCTACGAGCGCACCGACAAACCCGAAGGTGAATTTTTCCACACCGACTGGCCCGAAGTCATCGGTTAA
- a CDS encoding type II toxin-antitoxin system Phd/YefM family antitoxin produces the protein MKTRTVGAYEAKTHFAELLDQVAKGESVQITRRGKLVAELRPPSQSLEKPRPKRGSAEGLILYMAPDFDAPLDIFKDYM, from the coding sequence ATGAAAACCCGCACCGTTGGTGCCTATGAGGCCAAGACCCATTTCGCGGAACTGCTCGACCAAGTCGCCAAAGGCGAATCGGTGCAAATTACCCGTCGCGGCAAATTGGTGGCTGAACTGCGCCCCCCTTCCCAGTCGCTGGAAAAACCCCGTCCGAAACGGGGCAGCGCCGAGGGCTTGATCCTCTACATGGCACCCGATTTCGATGCACCACTGGATATTTTTAAGGACTACATGTGA
- the vccA gene encoding Verru_Chthon cassette protein A: MKKSNRRAQMGKREKGVALVIVLSCLLLVSGLVLSFFLSISTETKASKLADSGGRSQSLVDTAVNIVMAQIREATSQGSQIAWASQPGMIRTWGDSASNVASSTPRTNYKLYSAERMTWTNTGTAFDPDVDVPPAWSSTPSLFADINQPVLNLQGTKQYPIVDPSSLDLAETERPKGFRIDAPPLATVGPSGAEVNEAPMPVRWLYMLRDGSLTSPTGGGTAGNDGTGGTATWVGSANPPTRENPIVGRLAFWTDDETSKVNINTAAGDRWEPEGTGIYGPEAGSYWAPPHTGTAFDREGLANRSPAQFEYQRYSGHPATTYLSAVIPNLTREQIGQIAPRMQMGGSNGGRVIPTEVVTLDDDRLYASVDELIFTPESGGTTRTMQTGITQAQLDRSRFFLTATSRAPEVSLFNKPRVSMWPVHRNNDATWRTAFDRLIAFCSETANGGKYYFARELSTSPTNDYDNIPRNGEVYNYLRDLMEQNVPGYGGNFLNKYPVPPGGNASDRDQILTSIMDYVRSTNLYDDNLHPGQYPATGQNKQFAGRRGSAGGVGDPGFGQVAPIHAANTNTAGFGRYYSLSEAGLVLIATADGSGDPAEDDNLNKAKIASNVTANRSLGGSLLTSGQKRIEAMFMMELFCPSRGANYIRPSMQIRVTGLENLRINSTIPLGFPADGIVSLNTAASSMFHGRAWGGTAGYRLPLVVGGSQRRIPARGPMAADTGLNDQNVYPFISAPVTVPATGNLRLTSVGPVTVRIYAGHTPTVTDSSIPLQTIQLQFPPILSMPSPELIATGTDTAPNSSAGTPSAEATTRENWWSFSNDGAFSGKPGRLHQASRNPGTSTTNPYAGSIFRQGDIVKTLMPLHGDYRLIAGRKEVPVEVFERHPNYATPGIRMAHTFTETIGSNFVQGGFTTGKLLSLPGVVYSSNTAPDVPTEAGSEAATATGDWDTGIATYTDGPYINKPDEGNGSRNLVNGTPEVPYYDRTEQFAEPGPTFFSPNRQVSSPVMFGSLPTGIQANVPWQTLLFRPHTGTGATHKGVGTATDPPDHLLLDLFWMPVVEPYAVSEPFSTAGKINMNYQMMPFTYIHRSTGLHALFRSERVVAIPNANSTNYKGSAANLPETFRQRINAEETLRQFELRFNNGADVFKSASEICELFLVPEGQTFSAAAMRDFWNNHALTGDNLKERPYSALYPRLTTKSNTYTVHYRVQTLAQAVRSRGTDATAWATWNENTDVVASEIRGSTTLERYIDPLDPSLVDFASPSVGEASLDDYYRFRIISTKRFTP; the protein is encoded by the coding sequence ATGAAAAAATCGAATCGTCGTGCCCAGATGGGTAAGCGCGAGAAGGGAGTGGCGCTCGTCATTGTGTTGAGCTGTCTGCTGCTGGTTTCAGGCTTGGTGCTCTCCTTCTTTCTGAGCATCTCCACTGAGACCAAGGCTTCGAAACTGGCTGACAGTGGTGGTCGGAGCCAGAGTTTGGTCGACACCGCCGTCAACATTGTGATGGCCCAGATCCGGGAGGCCACCTCGCAGGGAAGCCAGATAGCCTGGGCATCCCAACCTGGCATGATCAGGACATGGGGAGACTCCGCTTCCAATGTCGCATCTTCAACCCCACGCACCAATTACAAACTTTATTCTGCAGAGAGAATGACATGGACCAATACAGGAACGGCTTTTGACCCTGATGTTGATGTGCCACCTGCCTGGAGTTCAACGCCGTCTCTTTTTGCCGATATCAATCAACCGGTCTTGAACCTGCAGGGCACCAAGCAATATCCGATCGTCGATCCATCGAGTCTCGACCTGGCAGAAACGGAGCGGCCCAAGGGGTTCAGAATTGATGCCCCGCCGCTTGCCACCGTAGGACCATCGGGCGCGGAAGTGAATGAGGCTCCGATGCCGGTTCGCTGGTTGTATATGTTGCGAGATGGATCACTCACCTCTCCAACGGGTGGGGGAACTGCCGGAAACGACGGAACCGGCGGCACTGCGACCTGGGTAGGAAGTGCAAATCCTCCGACGCGAGAAAATCCTATCGTTGGAAGGCTGGCTTTCTGGACGGACGATGAAACGTCGAAAGTGAACATCAACACGGCTGCCGGTGACCGCTGGGAGCCAGAGGGAACTGGCATTTATGGACCCGAGGCGGGCTCTTATTGGGCTCCTCCCCATACCGGCACCGCGTTTGATCGCGAAGGTCTGGCAAACCGTTCGCCGGCACAGTTTGAATATCAGCGCTATTCCGGACATCCTGCCACGACTTATCTCAGTGCCGTCATTCCCAATCTAACTCGTGAGCAAATTGGACAAATCGCCCCCCGCATGCAGATGGGCGGATCAAACGGAGGCAGAGTTATCCCTACGGAAGTGGTTACTCTGGATGACGACCGTCTCTATGCCTCCGTCGATGAATTGATCTTTACCCCCGAATCGGGCGGCACGACCCGAACGATGCAGACCGGAATAACCCAGGCCCAACTCGATCGCAGCCGTTTCTTCCTGACCGCCACCAGCCGGGCCCCGGAGGTTTCGCTTTTCAACAAGCCGCGCGTATCGATGTGGCCGGTGCATCGCAATAATGATGCAACCTGGCGCACCGCTTTTGACCGGTTGATTGCATTTTGCTCTGAGACAGCCAATGGCGGAAAGTATTATTTTGCCAGGGAGCTGTCGACCAGTCCAACGAATGATTACGACAATATCCCGCGCAACGGAGAGGTTTATAACTACCTCCGGGATCTGATGGAACAGAACGTCCCGGGTTATGGAGGCAACTTTCTCAACAAATATCCGGTTCCTCCCGGTGGCAACGCATCAGACAGGGACCAGATACTTACGTCAATCATGGACTACGTGAGGTCAACCAACCTTTATGATGACAATCTGCATCCTGGGCAGTATCCAGCGACCGGACAGAACAAACAGTTTGCTGGTCGCCGCGGATCAGCTGGGGGTGTTGGAGACCCCGGATTTGGACAGGTAGCTCCCATTCACGCAGCCAACACCAACACAGCGGGATTTGGTCGGTATTACAGTTTGTCTGAAGCAGGATTGGTGTTGATTGCGACGGCGGATGGGAGTGGCGACCCTGCGGAAGACGACAACTTAAACAAGGCGAAAATTGCCAGCAATGTTACTGCGAATCGCTCACTTGGCGGCAGCCTATTGACCTCCGGCCAGAAACGGATTGAAGCCATGTTCATGATGGAATTGTTCTGTCCAAGTCGGGGGGCGAATTACATCCGCCCGTCCATGCAGATACGGGTGACAGGGTTGGAAAATCTACGGATCAACAGCACCATCCCGCTGGGTTTCCCAGCTGATGGGATCGTTTCATTGAACACCGCCGCCAGCAGCATGTTTCATGGACGCGCCTGGGGCGGAACGGCGGGGTATCGTCTGCCTTTGGTGGTTGGTGGAAGCCAGAGAAGGATACCTGCCAGAGGACCAATGGCGGCAGATACTGGGTTGAATGATCAGAACGTTTATCCTTTCATTAGCGCACCCGTTACGGTTCCCGCAACAGGCAATCTAAGGTTGACCAGTGTTGGTCCGGTAACCGTGCGTATCTACGCCGGACACACGCCAACGGTGACGGATAGTTCCATTCCTTTGCAGACGATCCAGCTTCAGTTTCCGCCAATTCTGAGCATGCCTTCGCCGGAACTGATCGCGACGGGAACGGATACGGCACCAAACAGCAGTGCGGGAACGCCCAGTGCCGAGGCAACAACCAGGGAGAACTGGTGGTCATTCTCGAATGACGGAGCTTTCTCCGGGAAACCTGGCCGCTTGCATCAGGCAAGCAGGAACCCGGGCACCAGCACGACCAATCCCTACGCGGGGTCAATTTTCCGGCAGGGTGACATCGTCAAAACCTTGATGCCTCTGCATGGAGACTACCGCCTGATTGCCGGGCGAAAAGAAGTCCCCGTGGAGGTTTTTGAACGTCACCCAAACTATGCCACTCCTGGCATTCGTATGGCGCATACCTTCACGGAGACGATTGGGTCAAATTTCGTTCAAGGTGGATTTACAACGGGCAAGTTGCTGTCTTTGCCTGGAGTCGTCTATAGCAGTAACACGGCACCTGATGTGCCAACAGAGGCGGGGTCCGAAGCGGCGACAGCCACCGGGGATTGGGATACGGGCATAGCGACTTATACCGACGGACCTTACATCAACAAACCGGATGAGGGGAACGGATCACGTAATCTGGTCAACGGCACTCCTGAAGTTCCTTATTATGACCGGACCGAACAATTTGCTGAACCCGGACCAACGTTCTTCTCGCCCAACCGCCAGGTAAGCTCGCCGGTGATGTTCGGATCGCTTCCAACCGGTATTCAGGCAAATGTGCCATGGCAGACTCTTTTGTTCAGACCGCACACGGGAACTGGTGCGACTCATAAAGGTGTGGGGACGGCAACAGATCCCCCAGACCACCTCCTGCTTGATCTGTTCTGGATGCCGGTGGTGGAGCCCTATGCGGTTAGTGAACCGTTCTCCACGGCGGGTAAGATCAACATGAACTATCAGATGATGCCCTTTACCTACATCCATCGCAGCACCGGGCTGCATGCATTGTTCAGAAGCGAGCGGGTGGTGGCCATTCCGAACGCCAATTCCACCAACTACAAGGGTTCGGCGGCAAACCTCCCAGAAACGTTCAGACAGAGGATCAATGCGGAGGAAACCCTGAGACAGTTTGAGCTGCGTTTCAACAATGGAGCGGATGTGTTTAAGTCAGCGAGTGAAATCTGTGAACTGTTTCTGGTTCCTGAAGGCCAGACGTTTAGCGCGGCAGCGATGCGGGACTTTTGGAACAACCATGCTCTTACGGGTGACAACCTTAAAGAGCGTCCTTACAGCGCCCTGTATCCTCGACTGACGACCAAGTCCAACACTTACACGGTGCATTATCGGGTCCAGACCCTGGCTCAAGCGGTGCGCAGTCGCGGCACTGATGCCACGGCGTGGGCAACTTGGAATGAGAACACCGATGTGGTCGCTTCAGAGATCCGCGGCTCGACCACTTTGGAACGTTATATCGATCCATTGGATCCAAGCCTTGTGGACTTTGCTTCGCCTAGTGTGGGTGAAGCCAGTCTCGATGACTACTACCGCTTCCGAATCATTTCGACAAAGCGCTTCACTCCATAA
- the vccD gene encoding Verru_Chthon cassette protein D, protein MKQVNPSIVRRSLRGSAFTLVELLVVIVIITLLLALIVPVTSGISKANQISMGIQTVVDSLSIARQTALSQNRVVEVRFYKYASEERLSTDQEVAALQVFVFDETNTIAKPVAEVQYLPNGAVINDDATYSTLMQASRLKDWPNTADPKLPLPRGIGTDYTAYRLRFRPDGATDLGAGTWFLTVHGANEEGSPPPNHAAIQIDPYNGSLRLYRPG, encoded by the coding sequence ATGAAGCAAGTAAATCCATCCATCGTTCGTCGGTCTTTGAGAGGCTCGGCATTTACTTTGGTGGAGTTGCTGGTGGTGATTGTAATCATCACCCTCCTGCTGGCATTGATTGTTCCGGTGACCAGCGGCATTTCGAAAGCCAATCAAATTTCGATGGGGATTCAGACGGTGGTGGATTCATTGAGCATCGCCAGGCAGACGGCGCTCTCGCAAAACCGGGTGGTCGAGGTGCGGTTTTACAAGTATGCGTCTGAAGAGAGGTTGTCGACTGATCAGGAGGTGGCCGCCTTGCAGGTCTTCGTATTTGACGAGACCAATACGATCGCCAAGCCGGTTGCCGAAGTGCAGTATCTTCCCAACGGCGCGGTAATCAATGATGATGCGACCTATTCTACCTTGATGCAGGCGAGTCGGTTGAAAGACTGGCCCAATACTGCCGATCCCAAATTGCCTCTGCCAAGGGGAATTGGAACTGACTACACCGCCTACCGGCTTCGATTCCGTCCCGACGGGGCGACTGACTTGGGGGCCGGAACTTGGTTTCTCACCGTTCATGGAGCAAACGAAGAGGGCTCTCCGCCTCCCAACCACGCCGCCATCCAAATTGATCCCTACAATGGTTCATTGAGACTTTACCGCCCCGGTTGA
- a CDS encoding type II toxin-antitoxin system VapC family toxin, which yields MKLLLDTHIFLWFVQNSPKLPGRWYDFIETSGHRFLISHVVPWEISIKHGLGKLKLDRRPSEIFPAQVEANGFEFLPITLPHVLRQGELPPHHGDPFDRLLVAQCQIERIKIISLDPQLHAYEVVLPEP from the coding sequence ATGAAGCTCCTGTTGGATACCCATATCTTCCTTTGGTTTGTGCAAAATAGCCCAAAACTGCCAGGTCGATGGTATGATTTCATCGAAACGTCAGGCCACCGTTTCCTCATCAGCCACGTCGTGCCTTGGGAAATCAGCATCAAACACGGCTTGGGGAAACTAAAACTCGACCGCAGACCCTCAGAAATATTCCCCGCTCAGGTAGAGGCAAACGGCTTCGAATTTTTGCCAATCACCCTGCCTCATGTGCTCCGGCAAGGTGAACTGCCCCCGCATCACGGCGACCCCTTCGACCGCCTTCTGGTCGCCCAATGCCAGATCGAACGCATCAAAATCATCAGCCTCGATCCTCAACTCCACGCCTACGAAGTCGTGTTGCCGGAGCCCTGA
- the pnuC gene encoding nicotinamide riboside transporter PnuC, whose amino-acid sequence MTSKLEIAANAVNAISILLAARNQVHTWWTGIIGCVLFAALFYQARLYADVTLQGFFIITCLIGWHHWKSGNHHPARAIRHVQPKTLLAPTAVGATAALAYGWLLHQFTNAYAPFLDSFVLAFSVIAQLLLVRRYYESWWGWLLVNSIAVPLFYSRGLHLTALLYLLFWINAITALIRWKKWMQPP is encoded by the coding sequence ATGACTTCCAAACTCGAGATCGCCGCCAATGCCGTCAACGCCATTTCCATCCTGCTCGCGGCAAGAAACCAAGTCCACACATGGTGGACGGGCATCATTGGATGCGTCTTGTTTGCCGCCCTCTTCTATCAAGCCAGGCTGTATGCCGACGTCACCCTTCAAGGATTCTTCATCATCACTTGTTTGATCGGCTGGCATCACTGGAAAAGCGGCAACCATCATCCCGCCCGCGCCATCCGCCATGTTCAGCCAAAAACTCTGCTAGCGCCAACTGCGGTGGGCGCCACTGCCGCCTTGGCTTATGGCTGGCTGCTCCATCAGTTTACTAATGCCTACGCCCCGTTTCTCGACTCATTCGTGCTGGCATTCAGCGTGATCGCCCAATTGTTGTTGGTGCGGCGCTACTACGAATCTTGGTGGGGCTGGCTCTTAGTCAACTCGATCGCAGTCCCGCTCTTCTATTCGCGCGGATTGCACCTCACCGCTCTTCTCTATCTCTTGTTCTGGATCAATGCAATCACCGCCCTAATCCGATGGAAAAAATGGATGCAACCCCCATGA
- the vccC gene encoding Verru_Chthon cassette protein C, with protein MNQGPTSSRSSQSGKKGFTLVELLLSMGVLAILMLLIVQVIGQTSDVWRNTTAKADQFREARDAFEAISRNLSQATLNTYYDYFDASGNRRTAANASTFVPSRYGRHSELRFQTGPASTLIGGAASTRPTHAIFFQAPLGFNSEPENAGLDNLLNTWGYFLEFRPDTDRPAFVPGVTRSRFRLMEYRQPSEELNIYESPAEWIDSVEGSEWARVVASNIVAMVILPKLPSKGAVGDPTVDPDGNKLAPLYAYDSTLVGQGASNPELNSLHQLPPVVEFTMVAIDEASASQLDLENGSSPPNFGLSAMFQNASPEARRADLESLVGNLTASGVSYRVFSTEISIRGAKWSREQTVVASSP; from the coding sequence ATGAACCAAGGACCCACATCTTCAAGATCGTCCCAGTCTGGCAAGAAGGGCTTCACGCTGGTGGAGTTGCTGCTGTCGATGGGCGTGCTGGCGATTCTGATGCTGCTGATTGTTCAGGTAATCGGCCAGACTAGCGATGTTTGGCGTAATACCACCGCCAAAGCAGACCAGTTCAGGGAGGCGCGCGATGCTTTTGAGGCGATTTCCAGAAATTTGTCGCAGGCGACGCTCAACACTTACTATGACTACTTCGACGCTTCGGGGAATCGGCGCACGGCAGCGAATGCATCGACCTTTGTTCCGAGCCGATATGGGCGGCATTCAGAGCTTCGGTTTCAAACGGGACCTGCCAGCACTCTGATTGGAGGAGCGGCCTCGACTCGCCCCACCCACGCCATCTTCTTTCAAGCTCCCTTGGGATTTAATAGTGAACCTGAAAATGCAGGGCTGGACAATCTATTGAACACGTGGGGGTATTTTTTGGAGTTCCGTCCAGACACCGATCGACCTGCGTTCGTTCCCGGTGTTACGCGAAGCCGCTTTCGGTTGATGGAATACAGGCAGCCCAGCGAAGAATTGAACATTTACGAGAGTCCAGCCGAATGGATCGATTCAGTCGAAGGCAGCGAATGGGCGCGTGTGGTGGCGAGCAACATCGTTGCGATGGTGATTTTGCCAAAACTGCCGAGCAAAGGTGCCGTCGGCGATCCAACGGTGGATCCGGACGGAAACAAACTCGCTCCTTTGTATGCCTATGATTCGACGCTAGTCGGCCAGGGCGCTTCCAACCCCGAGCTCAACAGCCTGCACCAGTTGCCGCCGGTCGTCGAGTTCACCATGGTGGCGATTGATGAAGCATCCGCCTCTCAGCTTGATCTGGAAAATGGAAGTTCGCCTCCCAATTTTGGGTTGAGCGCCATGTTCCAAAATGCTTCCCCCGAAGCGCGTCGCGCTGATTTGGAATCGCTTGTCGGCAACCTGACGGCCAGCGGGGTGAGTTATCGAGTATTTAGCACGGAGATAAGCATACGCGGCGCGAAATGGAGTCGCGAACAGACGGTTGTAGCGTCTTCCCCATAA